The Niallia alba genome includes a window with the following:
- a CDS encoding biotin--[acetyl-CoA-carboxylase] ligase, with protein MSSDIRKGLIEAFTNSPDTYLSGESLAELLGCSRTAIWKHIEALRKDGFILEAVRKKGYRIISSPEKIVPNKILFGLNTKFTGRNIYFEESVNSTQNIAQRLALEGAEEGTIVVAEEQLGGRGRLERKWQSPKYKGIWMSLILKPSIPIMKTPQLTLLTAVAVVQGIQEVTGVQADIKWPNDLLVNGKKLTGILTEMQADSDRVHSLIIGIGINVNQQLEDFAAELQPSATSIYLETKTSWDRAKIIQGIMMHLEKLYLLYLEKGFYPIKILWESYSISLGQKVTANTLNGSIVGFAKGITDDGVLLLEDEQGVIHSIYSADILMET; from the coding sequence ATGTCATCAGATATAAGAAAAGGATTGATTGAAGCCTTTACTAACAGCCCTGATACGTATTTATCTGGTGAATCACTTGCTGAACTTTTAGGCTGTTCACGAACAGCGATTTGGAAACATATTGAGGCATTACGAAAAGATGGCTTTATTTTAGAGGCTGTCCGTAAAAAAGGTTATCGAATTATAAGTTCACCGGAAAAAATTGTCCCAAATAAAATTTTATTTGGATTAAATACAAAGTTCACAGGAAGAAATATCTATTTTGAAGAATCAGTAAATTCGACTCAAAATATTGCCCAGAGACTTGCGCTAGAAGGGGCAGAGGAAGGCACGATAGTTGTAGCAGAAGAGCAATTAGGTGGTAGAGGGCGTTTAGAAAGAAAGTGGCAATCACCTAAATATAAAGGAATATGGATGAGCTTAATTCTAAAGCCTAGTATACCGATAATGAAAACGCCACAGCTAACACTGCTTACAGCTGTGGCAGTCGTTCAAGGGATCCAAGAAGTAACTGGAGTACAAGCAGATATCAAATGGCCCAATGATCTATTGGTGAATGGAAAAAAGTTAACAGGTATCTTAACAGAGATGCAAGCTGATAGCGATAGGGTCCATTCTTTAATCATCGGAATAGGGATAAATGTTAATCAACAACTTGAAGACTTTGCCGCAGAACTTCAGCCTAGTGCAACTTCTATTTATCTTGAAACAAAAACAAGCTGGGATCGAGCAAAAATTATTCAAGGGATTATGATGCACCTTGAAAAATTATATCTTCTATATTTAGAGAAAGGCTTTTATCCTATAAAAATATTGTGGGAAAGCTATTCCATCAGTTTAGGGCAAAAGGTGACTGCCAATACGCTAAATGGAAGTATTGTTGGGTTTGCTAAAGGAATTACTGATGATGGTGTTTTATTGCTTGAAGATGAGCAAGGTGTAATCCATTCCATTTATTCAGCGGATATTTTAATGGAAACATAA
- a CDS encoding CCA tRNA nucleotidyltransferase, translating into MINPFKEALPIIKKIEEAGYEAYFVGGAVRDYLLNIQINDIDIASSATPEEIKAIFPHTIDVGIAHGTVMVIWNQDTYEITTFRTESTYLDYRRPEQVFFVRELKEDLKRRDFTINAMAMDKNGQIIDYFNGEDALKKKEIKTVGNPNERFQEDALRMMRGIRFVSTLGFQVEMETLKGIVDNQQLLSKIAVERITAEFEKLLQGRWCSDALEIMIETKLYRFLPMLESAEKAISQLAKLHLTKLELPEKWAVLLLCLGVKDKQQIELFLRAWKLSVKQIKTVQKIIYWILQREQMSTWSRQALYFATLSIAVSAEKIYHLLWNQDICSDISSLEEQYRKLPIKSKEELAISGNDLLRWTEKRPGPWIKDVLSLVESKVVEQKLPNDKQLIKEWLQRCHQI; encoded by the coding sequence ATGATAAATCCTTTTAAAGAAGCTCTCCCCATTATTAAAAAAATCGAGGAAGCTGGTTATGAAGCTTATTTTGTAGGAGGAGCAGTACGAGATTATTTATTAAATATACAAATTAATGATATCGACATTGCATCCTCTGCTACACCGGAAGAAATTAAAGCTATCTTTCCTCATACCATTGATGTCGGGATTGCCCACGGGACAGTTATGGTAATATGGAACCAAGATACATATGAAATAACAACTTTTCGAACAGAGTCCACGTATCTAGATTATCGCAGACCCGAGCAAGTATTCTTTGTACGCGAATTAAAAGAAGACTTAAAACGCCGAGATTTTACGATAAATGCAATGGCGATGGACAAAAATGGTCAAATTATCGATTATTTTAATGGCGAAGATGCCTTAAAAAAGAAAGAAATTAAAACAGTCGGCAATCCAAACGAACGCTTTCAGGAAGATGCTTTAAGAATGATGCGGGGAATTCGATTTGTCAGTACCTTAGGCTTCCAGGTAGAGATGGAAACACTAAAGGGGATCGTTGACAATCAGCAATTGCTTTCGAAAATAGCAGTAGAAAGAATAACCGCTGAATTTGAAAAACTTTTACAAGGTCGATGGTGTTCTGACGCTCTAGAAATCATGATAGAAACAAAGCTGTATCGATTTTTACCAATGCTTGAATCAGCTGAAAAAGCGATTTCTCAGTTAGCGAAATTGCATCTGACCAAACTCGAATTGCCTGAAAAATGGGCTGTTTTACTCTTATGTTTGGGAGTAAAGGATAAGCAGCAGATAGAGCTGTTTTTGCGAGCGTGGAAGCTGTCAGTTAAGCAAATAAAGACTGTTCAAAAAATAATCTATTGGATTTTGCAAAGAGAACAGATGTCAACTTGGTCAAGACAAGCGCTTTATTTTGCTACATTATCTATTGCAGTTAGTGCAGAGAAAATATATCACCTTCTATGGAATCAAGATATATGTTCAGATATTTCTAGCTTAGAAGAGCAATACAGGAAGCTGCCAATTAAATCAAAGGAAGAGCTTGCGATTAGTGGGAATGATCTTTTAAGATGGACAGAAAAAAGGCCTGGACCGTGGATAAAAGATGTGCTGTCACTAGTTGAGTCGAAAGTCGTGGAACAAAAACTTCCTAATGACAAGCAATTAATAAAGGAGTGGCTACAACGATGTCATCAGATATAA
- the bshA gene encoding N-acetyl-alpha-D-glucosaminyl L-malate synthase BshA: MKKLKIGITCYPTVGGSGVIATELGKMLAERGHEIHFISSSIPFRLNKMYPNIYYHQVEVNQYAVFQYPPYDLALSSKMAEVINREELDLLHVHYAIPHAVCAILAKQMSNRDVKIVTTLHGTDITVLGYDPSLAMGIRFGIEKSDLVTAVSNSLIAQTYEVIEPNKEIIPVYNFIDERIYRKVDVSHLKKEFAILDTEKVVIHVSNFRGVKRVTDVVKAFKHISDQIPARLLLVGDGPEMSKVTKLVDEFQLRHKVLFLGKQENLEELYSLSDLMLLLSEKESFGLVALEAMACGVPVIGTNVGGIPEVIVPNETGFICELGDVEDIAEHSIKLLTDEKKHAQFAQNSISRVRDYFRADIIVDHYIEIYKSILETGEPNDKSF; this comes from the coding sequence ATGAAAAAATTAAAAATTGGCATAACCTGTTATCCGACAGTTGGCGGCTCAGGCGTTATAGCAACAGAATTAGGAAAAATGTTGGCAGAAAGAGGGCATGAAATTCACTTTATCTCCTCCAGCATTCCTTTTCGTTTAAATAAAATGTATCCCAATATTTATTACCATCAAGTGGAAGTAAATCAATATGCTGTTTTTCAATATCCGCCATATGATTTAGCGCTAAGCAGTAAAATGGCTGAAGTAATTAATCGAGAAGAGTTAGATTTGCTACATGTTCACTATGCGATCCCTCATGCTGTTTGTGCTATATTAGCTAAACAGATGAGCAACAGGGATGTCAAAATAGTTACAACCCTACACGGAACCGATATAACAGTATTAGGATATGATCCATCCCTTGCAATGGGAATTCGCTTCGGAATTGAAAAATCTGATCTTGTAACAGCTGTTTCAAATTCTTTGATTGCACAAACATATGAGGTAATTGAGCCAAATAAAGAAATTATACCTGTTTATAATTTTATTGACGAGCGAATTTATCGAAAGGTCGATGTAAGTCATTTGAAAAAAGAATTCGCTATTTTGGATACGGAAAAAGTCGTTATTCACGTCTCGAATTTTAGAGGTGTGAAAAGAGTTACAGATGTTGTAAAAGCATTTAAACATATATCTGATCAAATTCCAGCAAGATTATTGCTTGTTGGTGATGGTCCTGAAATGTCGAAAGTAACCAAATTAGTAGATGAATTCCAATTGAGACATAAAGTATTGTTTCTTGGAAAACAAGAAAATTTGGAGGAATTATATTCTTTAAGTGATTTAATGCTTCTTCTATCGGAAAAAGAAAGTTTCGGCTTAGTAGCGTTAGAAGCGATGGCATGTGGGGTTCCGGTTATAGGGACGAATGTTGGCGGTATTCCAGAAGTAATCGTTCCAAATGAGACAGGATTTATTTGTGAACTTGGCGATGTGGAAGATATTGCGGAGCATTCAATTAAGCTTTTGACAGATGAAAAGAAACATGCGCAATTTGCGCAAAATTCTATTTCGAGAGTGCGCGATTATTTCCGTGCAGATATCATAGTTGACCATTATATAGAGATTTATAAATCAATCTTAGAAACTGGTGAACCGAATGATAAATCCTTTTAA
- the bshB1 gene encoding bacillithiol biosynthesis deacetylase BshB1: protein MTSNEIDILAFGAHADDVEIGMGATIAKYASQGKKIIICDLTESNLSSNGTVERRKQEAKEAGKVLGIVDRITLQIPDRGLYLEEDIIQQVVEVIRAYKPKIVFSPYWEDRHPDHGNCTNIVKEAVFSAGIRNYSAGNTNAHKVQNQYYYMINGFHKPDFVIDTSEYMKKKEASLNCYQSQFVKGENSVDTPLTNGYIDTIEAREKLFGKEVGVLYAEGFIKSNPILLNQDLLGGDK, encoded by the coding sequence ATGACAAGTAATGAAATCGATATACTAGCATTTGGTGCTCATGCCGATGATGTTGAAATCGGTATGGGAGCAACCATTGCAAAATATGCTTCACAAGGCAAAAAAATTATCATTTGTGATTTAACAGAAAGCAATCTTTCTTCAAATGGAACGGTAGAAAGACGCAAACAAGAAGCAAAAGAAGCAGGAAAAGTGTTAGGAATTGTTGATAGAATCACATTACAGATTCCTGATCGTGGATTATATTTAGAGGAAGACATCATTCAACAAGTGGTGGAAGTAATACGTGCGTATAAACCTAAGATAGTTTTCTCCCCTTACTGGGAAGATAGACATCCAGATCATGGGAATTGCACGAATATTGTGAAAGAAGCTGTTTTTTCTGCAGGAATAAGAAACTACAGTGCAGGTAACACAAATGCGCATAAAGTTCAAAATCAATACTATTACATGATAAATGGTTTTCATAAACCCGATTTTGTCATTGATACAAGTGAGTATATGAAGAAGAAGGAAGCTAGTTTAAATTGTTATCAAAGCCAATTTGTAAAAGGCGAAAACAGTGTGGACACTCCGTTGACAAATGGTTACATCGATACAATTGAAGCAAGGGAAAAGCTTTTTGGAAAAGAAGTAGGTGTCCTTTATGCGGAAGGATTTATTAAATCTAACCCAATATTATTAAATCAAGATTTATTAGGTGGAGACAAATGA
- the mgsA gene encoding methylglyoxal synthase, whose product MNIALIAHDKKKNDMVAFVVAYKKIFAKHTLYATGTTGARIQEATGLDVHRFHSGPLGGDQEIGSYIANNDMDMVFFFRDPLTAQPHEPDVTALIRLCDVYSVPLATNMGTGEVLIRGLEQGDIDWRKIVHGKTEPVAKKFTEKLNDK is encoded by the coding sequence ATGAACATTGCTTTAATTGCTCATGATAAAAAGAAAAATGATATGGTCGCTTTTGTCGTTGCTTATAAAAAGATATTTGCAAAGCATACATTATACGCAACAGGAACAACAGGTGCGAGAATTCAAGAAGCAACAGGGTTAGATGTACATCGATTTCATTCAGGGCCGCTCGGCGGAGACCAAGAAATAGGTTCATACATCGCTAATAATGATATGGATATGGTGTTTTTCTTTAGGGATCCTTTAACAGCGCAGCCTCATGAACCTGATGTTACAGCATTAATCCGTTTATGTGATGTTTATTCTGTCCCACTAGCAACAAATATGGGAACTGGAGAAGTATTAATTCGAGGACTCGAGCAAGGAGATATAGATTGGAGAAAAATAGTTCATGGAAAGACAGAACCAGTGGCAAAAAAATTCACAGAAAAACTCAATGACAAGTAA
- the dapB gene encoding 4-hydroxy-tetrahydrodipicolinate reductase, with the protein MSKVKIVIAGPRGRMGKEAVYLMGRTEQFELVAVLDHKNEGKSLKEIEGFSSYDVPIYTDIEKCLQTEKPDVLIDLTTPEFGMHHAKTALSYGVRPVVGTTGFTKENLAELENLCEEMDRGCIIAPNFALGAVLMMKFSKMAARYFADVEIMEMHHDQKLDAPSGTAVKTAELIAEVRESKKQGHPDEKETILGARGADFDGMRIHSTRLPGLIAHQQVMFGAEGESLTIKHDSFNRTSFMSGVKFAVEEVLKVNVLIYGLENIME; encoded by the coding sequence TTGAGTAAAGTAAAAATCGTAATCGCAGGACCTAGAGGCAGAATGGGAAAAGAAGCTGTTTATTTAATGGGAAGAACGGAGCAATTTGAGCTTGTTGCAGTTTTAGACCACAAGAATGAAGGGAAAAGCTTAAAGGAGATAGAAGGCTTTTCCTCCTATGATGTACCAATTTATACGGATATTGAAAAATGTTTACAAACAGAAAAGCCGGATGTCCTTATTGATTTGACAACGCCAGAATTTGGAATGCACCATGCAAAAACTGCTTTAAGCTATGGAGTTAGACCAGTAGTTGGAACAACTGGATTTACAAAAGAAAATTTAGCTGAATTAGAAAATTTATGTGAAGAAATGGATCGTGGCTGTATCATAGCTCCAAACTTTGCTTTAGGTGCTGTGCTAATGATGAAATTCTCTAAAATGGCTGCACGCTATTTTGCAGATGTGGAAATTATGGAAATGCATCATGATCAAAAGTTAGATGCACCATCAGGGACTGCTGTAAAAACAGCCGAGCTTATTGCGGAAGTCAGAGAAAGTAAAAAACAGGGTCATCCAGACGAAAAAGAAACAATTCTAGGAGCAAGAGGGGCTGACTTTGATGGTATGCGAATCCATTCCACTCGTTTACCAGGTTTAATTGCCCATCAACAGGTAATGTTCGGGGCAGAAGGAGAATCGCTAACGATTAAACATGATTCCTTTAATCGCACTTCGTTTATGTCAGGCGTTAAATTTGCGGTAGAAGAGGTATTGAAAGTTAATGTATTGATATATGGGTTAGAAAATATAATGGAGTAG
- a CDS encoding nucleotide pyrophosphohydrolase translates to MNQDKTVKDIQREVDEYIGQFKEGYFSPLAMLARLTEELGELAREVNHYYGEKPKKETEKEKEITDEIGDMLFVLTCLANSLNIDLEEAHNRVMHKFNTRDKDRWTRKDQ, encoded by the coding sequence TTGAATCAGGATAAAACAGTTAAAGATATTCAAAGAGAAGTAGATGAATACATAGGACAATTTAAAGAAGGCTATTTTAGCCCGCTGGCAATGCTTGCTCGTTTGACCGAAGAGTTAGGAGAATTGGCAAGAGAAGTAAATCATTACTATGGAGAAAAGCCAAAAAAAGAAACGGAAAAAGAAAAAGAAATTACGGATGAGATTGGTGATATGCTGTTCGTGTTAACTTGTTTAGCTAATTCTCTAAATATTGATTTGGAAGAAGCACATAATCGTGTTATGCATAAATTTAATACACGTGATAAAGATCGCTGGACAAGGAAAGACCAATAA
- a CDS encoding YitT family protein, which produces MFKNIKIKNVLFILLGSAIFSFGIVHFNMQNNLAEGGFTGITLLLYALWNWDPSITNLLLNIPLFLIGWKLLGKNVFIYTIIGTVAVSIFLWFFQLPKIELHIPLTEDLTLAALFAGTFIGVGLGIIFRYGGTTGGVDIIARLGFKYFGWSMGKTMFVFDFCVIALSLLTYLSYREAMYTLVAVFVGTRVIDFIQEGAYAARGAMIISDSNEKIANKIMSEMDRGVTVLKGHGSFTKQDREVLYCVVAKTEIVRLKSIITSIDPHAFVSVSVVHDVMGEGFTLDEYKQPLEK; this is translated from the coding sequence ATGTTTAAAAATATTAAAATCAAAAATGTCTTATTTATCCTATTAGGATCTGCGATATTTTCCTTCGGTATTGTTCATTTTAATATGCAAAACAATTTGGCTGAAGGCGGTTTTACAGGAATTACACTATTATTATACGCATTATGGAATTGGGATCCTTCGATCACAAATTTACTGCTAAATATTCCTTTATTTCTTATCGGGTGGAAATTATTAGGTAAAAATGTGTTTATTTACACGATTATTGGAACAGTAGCGGTGTCTATTTTCCTATGGTTTTTTCAACTTCCAAAAATCGAGTTACATATTCCTCTCACTGAAGATTTAACTCTTGCGGCATTATTTGCAGGAACGTTTATTGGTGTCGGCTTAGGAATTATTTTCCGCTATGGCGGGACAACTGGGGGAGTAGATATTATTGCGAGATTAGGTTTTAAGTATTTTGGATGGAGTATGGGAAAAACAATGTTCGTTTTCGACTTTTGTGTTATCGCTCTGTCACTACTTACCTATCTTTCATACAGAGAAGCGATGTATACATTAGTAGCTGTTTTTGTAGGAACAAGAGTCATTGATTTCATTCAAGAAGGCGCATATGCGGCAAGAGGAGCGATGATTATTTCTGACTCAAATGAGAAAATTGCTAATAAAATTATGAGCGAAATGGATCGTGGGGTTACAGTATTAAAAGGACATGGTTCTTTCACTAAACAAGACCGGGAAGTCCTTTATTGTGTTGTAGCAAAAACAGAAATTGTTCGTTTAAAAAGTATTATTACAAGCATTGATCCACATGCATTTGTGTCTGTTAGTGTCGTTCATGATGTAATGGGCGAAGGTTTTACTTTAGATGAGTATAAACAGCCTCTCGAGAAATAA
- a CDS encoding serine hydrolase domain-containing protein, with protein MMFAALNVKERMEHYKIAGLSLALIQDGKINGTEQYGLKEADTEDRVNENTSFHSCSISKFMTAILVLKLVEQGYLDLDEEINAKLTSWKLKASEQIKGKTVTLRDLLSHQSGIIDPEGSFSEWKENDEVPTILDILKGSTTYCRGPIKVECEPKSEFHYSDAGFCIIQQLIEDTLKKSFKEVIKESLFQPLQMNKSFIDITGLENISSGHNKNGELISRKYPFYPYPAACGIWTTPSDLAILVLELMNALEGTSQLGISIKNAKELVSPQGNVNWTGLGVFLDSFDKDVEISSLGWGIGFQCMLVAYPSLKKGAVIMTNTDLGVHQMKGLIGEIYSSFFGN; from the coding sequence ATGATGTTTGCCGCTTTAAATGTGAAGGAACGAATGGAGCATTATAAAATAGCTGGCTTAAGTCTAGCGCTAATCCAAGATGGTAAGATTAATGGTACTGAACAATATGGTTTAAAGGAAGCGGATACAGAAGATAGAGTTAATGAAAATACAAGCTTCCATTCCTGTTCCATTAGTAAATTCATGACAGCAATCCTTGTTTTGAAACTAGTAGAACAAGGTTATCTTGATTTAGATGAAGAAATTAATGCTAAACTTACTTCTTGGAAGTTAAAAGCTAGTGAGCAGATAAAAGGAAAAACGGTTACTTTAAGAGATCTTCTGAGCCATCAATCAGGAATTATTGATCCTGAAGGAAGTTTTAGCGAATGGAAAGAAAACGATGAAGTTCCTACTATATTAGATATTTTGAAGGGGAGCACAACCTATTGTAGGGGGCCGATTAAGGTAGAATGCGAGCCAAAAAGTGAATTTCATTACTCGGATGCAGGATTTTGTATTATTCAACAATTGATTGAAGATACTTTAAAGAAATCTTTTAAAGAAGTGATTAAAGAATCCCTCTTCCAGCCGTTGCAAATGAATAAAAGTTTTATTGATATAACTGGTCTTGAAAATATCTCTTCTGGTCATAACAAAAATGGAGAGCTTATCTCCAGAAAATACCCTTTTTATCCATATCCAGCAGCCTGTGGTATTTGGACAACGCCTTCCGATTTAGCAATATTAGTGTTGGAATTAATGAATGCTTTGGAAGGAACAAGTCAATTAGGAATATCGATAAAAAATGCGAAGGAGTTGGTTAGCCCTCAAGGAAATGTAAATTGGACAGGACTCGGTGTATTTTTAGACAGTTTCGATAAAGATGTTGAAATTTCTTCATTAGGATGGGGGATTGGTTTTCAGTGTATGCTTGTTGCCTACCCGTCATTAAAAAAGGGTGCGGTAATTATGACAAATACAGATTTAGGTGTTCATCAAATGAAAGGGCTGATAGGAGAAATTTATTCTTCCTTTTTTGGGAATTAA
- a CDS encoding MFS transporter, which translates to MQTAEYLQGKKQQELTVYRILFAISLGHFLNDCMQSVVPALFPVIQQSMGFNYTQIGWIAFTLNITSSILQPFFGVLADKRPTPYLLPIAMFSSLIGMFGLALAPNFYLVLVSVLFIGFGSAIFHPEGSRVSYMAAGAKRGLAQSIYQVGGNAGQSLAPVFTAFIFVRTGQFGTIWFTLLATIGIIVLFQVSTWYKKELYIRNPQKKQQTKRAFVVNKEIIVAVCLLIFLVFARSWYGAGISNFLHFYLIEKFGLSIENAQIFVFVFLLAGVIGTFLGGPLADRFGKRTILLFSLVGSAPFALLLPHMPFWLIGPLLFIIGFILQSSFSVTVVYAQELLPGMIGLVSGLIVGLAFGMGALGAVIFGVIGDAFSLQAIMIICSMLPLLGILTYLLPSDKRVSEIHSTLK; encoded by the coding sequence TTTTATTTGCGATAAGCCTAGGGCATTTTTTGAATGATTGTATGCAATCTGTTGTGCCAGCTTTGTTTCCTGTTATCCAGCAGTCGATGGGGTTTAATTATACTCAAATTGGCTGGATTGCTTTTACCTTAAACATTACATCATCTATTCTACAGCCGTTTTTTGGGGTTTTGGCAGACAAAAGGCCTACACCTTACTTATTGCCAATTGCTATGTTCTCCAGCTTAATAGGGATGTTTGGGCTTGCACTTGCACCCAATTTTTATTTAGTTTTAGTATCGGTTTTATTTATTGGTTTTGGCTCAGCAATTTTTCATCCAGAAGGTTCACGTGTTTCCTATATGGCAGCAGGAGCAAAACGAGGGCTTGCCCAATCGATTTATCAAGTCGGCGGGAATGCTGGTCAATCATTAGCGCCAGTTTTTACGGCATTTATTTTTGTAAGAACAGGCCAATTTGGAACTATTTGGTTTACGCTTCTGGCTACAATAGGGATCATAGTATTATTTCAAGTATCCACTTGGTATAAAAAAGAACTGTATATTAGAAATCCACAAAAGAAACAACAAACGAAGCGTGCATTTGTTGTCAATAAAGAAATTATTGTTGCGGTATGCTTATTGATTTTCCTAGTATTTGCTCGTTCTTGGTATGGTGCGGGGATCAGCAACTTTCTTCACTTTTATTTAATTGAGAAGTTTGGTTTAAGCATCGAAAATGCACAAATATTTGTTTTTGTGTTTTTACTTGCTGGTGTTATCGGAACTTTCCTTGGTGGGCCGCTGGCAGATCGTTTTGGAAAAAGAACTATTCTTCTATTTTCACTTGTAGGCTCTGCTCCCTTTGCCTTACTTCTACCACATATGCCTTTTTGGCTAATTGGACCTTTATTATTTATAATTGGTTTTATTTTGCAGTCTAGCTTTAGTGTAACCGTAGTTTATGCTCAAGAGCTGCTCCCAGGTATGATTGGTCTTGTATCAGGATTAATTGTCGGATTAGCGTTTGGTATGGGAGCTCTTGGTGCAGTAATCTTTGGCGTTATCGGAGATGCATTTAGCTTGCAAGCGATTATGATTATCTGTAGTATGCTCCCGCTTCTGGGGATATTAACGTATTTACTGCCAAGTGATAAGCGTGTAAGTGAAATTCATTCCACATTAAAATAA